One genomic window of Bacillus mycoides includes the following:
- a CDS encoding MATE family efflux transporter has product MKIVDNGPSSKIEQPEVMNKPVDDSVLGTKSIPLLYLRFALAGIMANVILGVVSVVDGYFVSGFQELEVEGIGIGFTVMVITRMIGVLLGVGAGAVISLRLGKGKIEEARGIMGQTLWFTLFLSTLLAILGLIFENDIMILFGASDEALPYAVQYSRLLWISLPLTILAVVLSILANIDEKPILSMNSWLVAAVVAGTMEWIMVVKYDMGMMGSSWANTISQSIPALLIFYFWFGKTKLKPKMKDMMINLKKIGEVVWTGFASFSSQFMMFIAIIFTNNLLQSYGGGLHVAAFTIQNGYITNLLALAALGGMTGLQPIISYNYGAGNLDRVKQAIKMGLIFTVSFFVIVTAILIIFADPIVAFFSGGNPELQKLGIWTTVIFNCLFTLSAVSLLISGYFESQERNWSATFISVSKILLFMLPFLFIFPKYWGVEGVWYAAPAAEIPGVLIAIYFMKKEFKRLKNTNVKAVDL; this is encoded by the coding sequence ATGAAAATAGTGGACAACGGTCCGTCATCAAAAATAGAGCAACCAGAAGTAATGAATAAGCCGGTGGATGATTCAGTGCTAGGAACCAAAAGTATTCCGTTACTATATTTACGGTTTGCTTTGGCGGGAATTATGGCTAACGTAATTCTAGGAGTTGTATCGGTTGTTGATGGCTATTTCGTCAGTGGCTTTCAGGAGCTGGAAGTCGAAGGGATCGGAATTGGATTTACGGTCATGGTTATTACCCGTATGATTGGTGTTCTTTTAGGTGTGGGAGCAGGAGCGGTCATTTCACTTCGGCTTGGAAAAGGCAAGATAGAGGAAGCTAGAGGTATTATGGGACAAACTTTATGGTTTACTCTTTTCCTTTCCACTTTGTTAGCCATACTTGGATTGATCTTTGAAAATGATATTATGATTTTATTCGGAGCAAGTGATGAAGCGCTTCCATATGCGGTGCAATATAGCCGACTGCTATGGATTTCGTTGCCATTAACGATATTGGCCGTTGTATTAAGTATTTTAGCTAATATCGATGAAAAACCTATATTATCAATGAACAGTTGGTTAGTCGCAGCGGTGGTTGCTGGGACTATGGAATGGATTATGGTAGTGAAGTATGACATGGGGATGATGGGTTCTTCATGGGCTAATACGATTTCGCAATCGATTCCTGCTCTCCTAATCTTTTATTTCTGGTTTGGTAAAACAAAACTTAAGCCGAAAATGAAAGATATGATGATTAATCTCAAGAAGATTGGTGAAGTGGTTTGGACGGGCTTTGCATCTTTCTCGAGTCAGTTCATGATGTTTATTGCAATTATTTTCACCAACAACTTACTGCAAAGCTACGGTGGTGGTTTGCACGTTGCAGCTTTCACAATTCAAAACGGTTACATTACAAATCTCCTCGCCTTAGCAGCGCTCGGTGGGATGACAGGACTTCAACCGATTATTAGTTATAATTACGGTGCGGGCAACCTTGATCGTGTGAAACAAGCAATTAAGATGGGACTCATTTTTACGGTTTCCTTCTTTGTAATCGTGACAGCAATACTAATCATTTTTGCAGATCCAATTGTGGCATTTTTTTCCGGTGGTAATCCTGAATTACAGAAACTGGGTATTTGGACGACAGTTATATTCAATTGTTTGTTTACGCTTAGTGCAGTTAGTTTGCTTATCTCTGGTTATTTTGAATCACAAGAGAGAAATTGGTCCGCAACGTTTATTAGTGTAAGCAAAATATTGTTGTTCATGTTACCGTTTCTATTTATTTTCCCGAAATACTGGGGTGTAGAAGGTGTATGGTACGCTGCTCCTGCTGCAGAAATTCCAGGTGTTCTCATTGCCATATACTTTATGAAAAAAGAGTTTAAACGTTTAAAAAATACAAATGTTAAGGCAGTAGATTTATAG
- a CDS encoding cupin domain-containing protein — translation MFFAKKLTAEEAEQLGAYTWEPWVGEPNKGTWHVEEQEVFYVTDGEVFITVDGKKYHITKDWVVSLAKDLVCEWDCPVFLKKNYKMNHEINLK, via the coding sequence ATGTTTTTTGCGAAAAAACTTACAGCAGAAGAAGCAGAGCAACTAGGTGCTTACACATGGGAACCGTGGGTAGGCGAACCGAATAAAGGAACGTGGCATGTAGAAGAACAGGAAGTTTTCTATGTGACAGACGGTGAAGTGTTTATTACTGTTGATGGAAAAAAGTATCATATTACAAAGGACTGGGTCGTTTCCTTAGCTAAGGATCTTGTTTGTGAATGGGATTGCCCAGTATTTCTGAAAAAGAATTATAAGATGAACCATGAGATTAATCTAAAATAA
- a CDS encoding NAD(P)/FAD-dependent oxidoreductase, protein MDKMDHMDTLSLWTATANSYDKGKPLEGNEEADVVIIGAGFTGLSSAYHLQKLGKSVIVLEQETIGYGASGRNGGMVLPGYKSTMQELAKKYGAEEARQLNDLSLLSVELVKNIIDEHQINCNFRKTGHIVAAYKAKHFEGLKHESEYLNKNFGYESSVLNRSQLHQEIDSPHYYGCLVDNSSYSFQPLNYAIGLGEAAKSIGAKIFEHSKALSIEYGRNSVKVVTEKGAVTAKDIIVATDGYSGKIMAELNKGVLPISARIIATEQLPESLVNAVIPKDRMVFDTSSFLYYFRRTPDNRIIFGGGDIRPNLGDAVYQNVYDAMVKIMPKLEGSKIDYMWGGFIGVTIDTFPVIGRSKEGAYFATGYTGHGASLSTLFGKLLAQWIVTGSAGGYRFEKERLKSFPFYNQKTMLVNIAHIGFKLVDIIA, encoded by the coding sequence ATGGATAAGATGGATCATATGGATACTCTCTCACTATGGACAGCGACTGCAAACAGCTATGACAAAGGAAAACCTCTTGAAGGAAATGAAGAGGCGGATGTTGTCATTATTGGCGCAGGTTTCACAGGTCTTTCTTCTGCATATCATTTGCAAAAGTTAGGGAAGAGTGTCATTGTCCTTGAGCAGGAAACAATCGGATATGGCGCAAGCGGTCGCAACGGCGGGATGGTATTGCCGGGCTATAAGTCAACGATGCAGGAGCTTGCCAAGAAGTATGGTGCCGAAGAGGCGAGGCAGCTTAACGATCTTTCTCTGCTTAGTGTTGAATTAGTGAAAAACATTATCGACGAGCATCAAATCAACTGTAACTTCAGAAAGACAGGTCACATTGTGGCGGCTTACAAAGCCAAGCATTTTGAAGGATTGAAACATGAAAGTGAATACTTAAACAAAAATTTTGGATACGAATCAAGCGTACTTAATCGAAGTCAGTTGCATCAAGAGATTGATTCTCCGCATTATTATGGCTGTTTAGTCGACAACTCGAGTTACTCATTCCAACCACTGAACTATGCAATTGGTTTGGGAGAAGCAGCTAAATCGATCGGCGCAAAAATCTTTGAGCATTCGAAAGCACTATCTATTGAGTACGGCCGAAATAGTGTAAAAGTTGTAACAGAAAAAGGTGCTGTTACTGCGAAAGACATTATTGTGGCTACAGATGGTTACTCTGGAAAAATCATGGCTGAACTGAATAAAGGCGTACTGCCAATTTCGGCACGTATTATTGCTACTGAACAGCTTCCAGAATCACTGGTGAATGCCGTCATTCCTAAAGATCGCATGGTTTTTGATACAAGCAGTTTCCTTTACTATTTCAGGCGCACACCAGATAATCGGATCATATTTGGCGGTGGCGATATTCGTCCAAACTTAGGTGATGCTGTTTATCAAAATGTTTACGATGCTATGGTTAAAATAATGCCAAAACTAGAAGGAAGCAAGATTGATTACATGTGGGGTGGATTTATCGGGGTTACAATTGATACGTTCCCGGTTATCGGTAGATCCAAAGAAGGCGCATATTTCGCAACGGGTTATACGGGCCATGGCGCGTCTCTCTCGACATTGTTTGGTAAGTTATTGGCACAATGGATCGTTACGGGGAGTGCAGGTGGATACCGATTTGAAAAGGAACGCCTCAAATCATTTCCATTCTATAATCAGAAAACGATGCTGGTCAATATAGCACATATTGGTTTCAAACTGGTAGATATTATCGCGTAA
- a CDS encoding aldehyde dehydrogenase family protein, which yields MEINMFIDGKWVEALSGARRNIINPATGEVIATSAHGSADDAKIAIKAARNAFDSGIWSDLSADERADYLYKIADRLEEKTAEIARLETANNGKVIRATTHVDIPVSIQCFRYYADLIKGMKKESYTREDASETIIIHEPIGVCGLIVPWNFPLMLAVWQIAPALAAGNTIVIKPADVTPVSVFKLFGIIEEVGLPDGVANLVLGPGSKVGNELAESHDVDKVAFTGGTKTGQSIMRAAAGNMKKITLELGGKSPLIVFDDVDFETAVDNAMFGIFHNAGQVCSAASRLFVQETIYDKFVERLAERASKIVVGNGESENIEMGALTNESHMNEVLHYIKSGIEEGAKLVCGGKRLTENGLDRGFFIAPTIFADVNANMCIVKEEIFGPVLVVQKFKDEEDAIRKANDSIYGLAGAVFTEDMDRAKRVISKLRAGITWINSYHLAYVEGPWGGYKQSGIGRALGTVGLEHFMETKQINIHQHANPVGWYAN from the coding sequence ATGGAAATTAACATGTTCATTGACGGGAAATGGGTAGAAGCATTATCAGGTGCTAGAAGAAACATTATCAATCCTGCAACCGGAGAGGTTATCGCAACGTCTGCTCATGGATCAGCAGATGATGCGAAGATAGCAATTAAGGCGGCTCGTAACGCATTTGACAGCGGAATCTGGTCGGATTTATCGGCTGATGAAAGAGCTGACTATCTATATAAGATTGCAGACCGTCTTGAAGAGAAGACAGCTGAAATTGCCCGTTTGGAAACTGCAAATAACGGTAAGGTAATCCGTGCAACAACCCATGTGGATATTCCGGTGTCGATTCAATGCTTCCGCTATTATGCTGACTTGATCAAAGGTATGAAAAAGGAATCTTACACTCGCGAGGATGCTTCGGAAACAATTATTATTCATGAACCGATTGGTGTTTGTGGACTTATTGTACCTTGGAACTTTCCGCTTATGTTAGCTGTTTGGCAAATTGCTCCTGCACTTGCCGCGGGGAATACAATTGTAATTAAGCCTGCTGACGTCACTCCTGTAAGCGTATTCAAATTGTTTGGAATTATCGAAGAGGTTGGACTTCCGGACGGAGTGGCAAACTTGGTATTGGGACCTGGTTCAAAGGTTGGGAATGAGCTTGCAGAGAGCCATGATGTTGACAAAGTTGCCTTTACCGGTGGAACAAAAACAGGTCAAAGTATTATGCGCGCAGCTGCGGGAAATATGAAAAAAATCACACTTGAACTAGGTGGTAAATCTCCACTTATTGTGTTCGACGATGTGGATTTTGAAACCGCAGTCGATAATGCGATGTTTGGTATTTTCCACAATGCTGGGCAAGTTTGTTCAGCTGCATCCCGTTTGTTTGTACAAGAGACCATTTACGATAAGTTTGTTGAAAGATTGGCCGAGCGTGCGAGCAAAATTGTAGTTGGCAACGGAGAAAGCGAGAACATCGAAATGGGAGCCCTCACAAACGAGTCTCATATGAATGAAGTTTTACATTATATAAAGAGTGGAATCGAAGAAGGGGCAAAGTTAGTTTGTGGTGGTAAGCGCTTAACAGAAAATGGGCTTGATCGAGGATTTTTCATTGCACCAACAATCTTTGCTGATGTAAATGCGAATATGTGTATTGTTAAGGAAGAGATCTTTGGTCCAGTCCTTGTTGTACAGAAATTTAAAGATGAGGAAGATGCCATCCGAAAAGCGAATGATTCCATTTATGGATTAGCCGGTGCTGTATTTACTGAAGATATGGACCGAGCAAAACGTGTTATTAGTAAACTGCGTGCGGGAATTACTTGGATTAATAGTTATCATCTCGCTTATGTTGAAGGCCCTTGGGGCGGATATAAGCAAAGTGGAATCGGCAGAGCGTTAGGTACTGTTGGGCTAGAGCATTTTATGGAAACGAAGCAAATCAATATCCACCAGCATGCCAATCCTGTAGGTTGGTATGCGAATTAA